DNA sequence from the Candidatus Fluviicola riflensis genome:
TTATAATACGTGTTGTCACCAACTGTTACAACTTCTGCGGATGGTATCGAAAAAATAAGATCGTTGGTTTTTCATCCTTGCCTTCATTCGAAATATAGACATCACCGTTTTCCAAGAAGGCAATTCCTTCGGGTTTGGTGAAAATATTCGGATTCAATCGTTGAATAGTTTTGATCTTGCCCTCCGGTGAAAACACAAATAAAGCACGATCTTTCGACGACAAAATATAAATGTCACCGGTAAGCGGGTGCAACGCCAATTCAGAAGGACGGAAAGAGAGGTCCGATTGTTTGTTCCATTTTCCGGAAAACGGATTTAAAGTGAGAACAGGGCGCTTTAACAACCGTTTTTGAGTCAAATCAAATGCATACACCAACCGGTCATTTGTTTTTGTGTGCGGCGATTTGTCCCGTGAAATAATCAATAACCGATTGTTTTTCTTGTCAAAGAATAAACCTTCGTTTTCAATAACAGGTAAATCAGGGTCGTACTTTTTCACAAGCATTCTGTCGATTCCTGGAGCATCTTCCTCTGATTGAATTTCAACCGTTTCCATTGGTTCTTCCAGTTCGAATAATGTTCCATCGCTTCTTAAAACATAGAAAACGGCTCCAACGCTACAAACACCTTCATAATCACCATCTTCACCAAAAGATTGCTGAAATACAATTTCCTGGCTTTCAGTATCGAATTGAAATAAAATACCGTTTTCGTCTTGCACACAAAAGATCTGATGGTCATTTCCAATGGTCATTCCGGAAATTTCACGTAAGGTATCGGGCAAGACAATCGTTTCATCCGGTTCGTTGAAATCATACCCCAATGAAACGTCACGCTTGTTTAAAAATATAGACGCTGCAATAAGCACCGCAAATAAAAGGATTCCCAATCCGATAAAAAAATGCTGTCTTTTCATGGAATTAGAGTCGCCTTAATCATTACGAACCAGTTCATGCATGGTTTCTACCAATCGCTGCGTTAATTCGCGCCGGCTATACCGAGCTATTTCAGACTCATTGCGTTGAGCCACTGTTCCATGAAAATAATCGAGCAGGTTTTGTTCCAATTGCTGTTCGTCATCAAATCCGCTGATTAATCCGGAACCGGTAGCATGAATGATCGCTGCCAAATCACCGTCGGGCGGACCGATAGCTACAATCGGACAACCGGATGACATGTATTCAAAAAACTTACCCGTCAAAATTCCTTTCGCGTTGCGGGTATTGTTCACTAACAACAAAAGCACATGTGAGCGCTGTTGCTCCAAAATGACTTCATCGTGTGGCAGGTAATCGATTTTTCGCACAAACGAAGTGAGGCCGAAGCGTTCAATTTGTTCATTCACATAAAAATCAACTTTTCCGACTAATTTGATTTCCAGTCGATCACGGAAAGCTTCGTTTTTTGAAATCAAGGCTGAAAGTACTTTCCATAAAACCTCAGGATTACGGTCTTTTACCAACGTTCCAATATGGGCAATGCTGAATTTTTCGTCTTTCTGAACCGGTTCAACAGAAACATCGTCTACATCATAACCATTCGAAATAACCGAGCATTTTTCAGGATTTCCACCTGGAATTTGTTGCAACATTGCTTTGAATTCCTTGTTCATTTCTTCGCCCACACTTATCACTGAATCGGCAAATCTCAAAACGTTCTTTTCCATGCGATGATGCTTTTTGTCAGCCCATTTTGACAGCATCAACTGATCGTAAAAATCAATATTTGTCCATGGATCCCGAAAATCGGCAATCCATTTAAGCGACGGATTTTTCTTTTTCACTCCCAAAGCAATCATGTGCATCGTATGCGGCGGACCACTGCTGATAATCACATCAACGGGATGAGAAACAAGGTAGTCATTGAGGTATTGGATGCTTGGTTTGATCCAGAATTTCCGGGCGTCGGGAATGAAAAAATTACCACGAATCCAAATACTCAGTTTATCCTTAAATCCTTGTTTTTTGTTCTCATTCAAAAAACCGGCATTGATTTTTTCGCCTTTTTTCTTTCCGCTGAAACGTTTGTAAATCTTGTACGGTTCCCAAATTGGTTGTTTCAGGATCACGGTACCTTCCGGAATGTCTTTTGCCAAACTGTCGTCGATCACCGGCATTTCACCATCTTCAACCGTATAAACAATGGGTTCCCAACCGAATTGACGCAGGTACTTTACAAATTTCAACCAACGCTGCACACCGGCTCCACCACTCGGAGGCCAATAATACGTCAGAATCAGGACTTTTTTCATCATCGCAAAGCTAGTAAAACTTCGGTAAAACTCTTTTGAGTAGTGTTTTGAATACAACGATCATTGTGTGTTCGGTTTTCTCTATGGAAGAATTAGGGTTTTTAGTGGAATAATGGTGAATCCTATTATTTTCAAGGGCAAAGCCGTTTCTAACGGTTAAAAACGGTTATTTAAAAACTTGATTTTCTTCGATATTTTGCTTTAAACAATGAGGCTCTTGTACTGAGTGGGTGAAAAATCAATCACAGATTAGGAAATGTTCAATCGCAGATCGTCCCCTTGTGCTCGGAATGCTCGTACAGATTCTCCAATTCTTCCAATTCTTTCAACAATTCAGCTGAAGGTGGTGTATTGGTGAGTGTTGATAAATCGGGTTGACCGGCGTCGACCCAGGCAGTGTACCAGATACTTCCTACGGCAATAATAGCTTCTCGCATGCGGCGTTCAACCATTCCGTTCATGCGTTTGGAATATTCATCACAGAATGCCTTCGAGTAAACCTGGATCACCGTTTGACCACGCTGCTCGTAACTGTATTTCTGATCGGTCGGAAATTCTGCCGTGAGTTCTTTTTCCATCCGCAAAACCGAATCAACGGCAGCGTTTGAAGCCTCTACGGCATCCCAGGCCAAATCAAGCACGCTCGTCACATATTTGCACTTGCCCACAAAATAATCGTACTCTTCGGAGTTCAATTCGACGATCCGGCTTTCCCATAAACCATGAATGCCACGCTGTCCGGTTAACTGACCATTATAATTTTCAGTTGTATGCAGCGGAACATGCGCATCACCGATGTAATGACCGATATCAGAAGCGTTTTTCAGGATCAGATCAACGTTTTTCGATTCAAACGCCTTTTGCAAACGCATCTTCATCACGTTGATGTGCCATGGAACAATACCATAAGCTTGCAAGGTGTCTTCGGTGAATTTTTCGACCGCATCGTACCATTTTCGGGGAACAATCTCAAACGGGTTCAGGCTGTCTTTTTGATAATGATCAATATCGATGTAATGGCGTTGTGCTTCGCCTTCTACGGCATAACGACGTTTATCCGGATCAACGGCATGTTCGGTAATGTATTCGATGTGTTCCTTGAAAAAACCGAACATTTCGGGTGGTAATGTAAAAACCGCCACGCGATTGATGCGTTTATGACCGAAAAATCCCCAAAGAGCGGGTGGAGTATGTTTTGTAACCGGAAGTGGTTTCGCCTCTAAAACGAAGGGCAGAACCAATAAGCCAACAAGAAGGCTGTGCTTAAATATCGAAAAGTTGAACCAATTTGCCATTTTTCAGAATCGGAATCACGCATGTTTGATTGGGTGTCAAACAATACTTGATGTCTTCGTTGAGGTTCAGGTTTTTCAGCCTGCGTCTGTGTGAACTCGATTTCAGGTACCCCAAGTAATTGTCCTTGGCAGAAAGATACAAATATTTTGCAGCAATGGATGAATCTTCCTCCGAAACAAAGTTCCCCGTATTGATGAGGTATTCCGAAATAGCTCCGGCGCAAATTGTGTCTTCTAAATTGAATTTATCCTGCCAGCCGGAACACAAACACAACACGTTTTTATTTTGTTTTGATAACCATTCTGACAGCGCGTCAAGGTTCAGAAACGATCCTACAACTACAATTTCAGCATCTTTGGCTACGTCTAATGATTTGGTACCATTAGTGGTTGTCAATACCACTTCTTTTCCACGGAATTCTTCACGCATGTAGCTGAAAGGCGAATTTCCGAAGTCGAATCCTTCAACGATCTGGCCTTTTCGTTCGGCTCCTGCCAGGTATCCCTTTTGCTTGTATTCCCAAGCTTCTTCAACGGTTGGAACCGGAATAATGGATAAAATACCGTTGTCAAAAGCAGCACAAATAGCCGAAGTGGCACGCAAAACGTCAATCACCACTACGATCTCGTATTCATCTTTGTAATAATCGTATTCGCCCGGTGTAAAACACACCTCTACATGTTTTCGTGTATCCATAAGTGGGTGCGAAAGTACGAAAAAGATCGCTGAATGCGTTTCACTCGACGGGTACGAATTTTAGCACCGGCCACAAGTGTTCTAGTCAATCGGAGTGATCTTCCGGAAAATTTTAGCATCTGCAACAAAAGTCCCGAAAGGCAGCAAAGAAGCAAGATATGCCCAAAACTGATTTTTGAGCGACAACTTATATTCACGGGAAACCATGAATACCAGCAAAACGTAGATGATAAACAATAAACCGTGCGCCATACCAACCACCTGGTTGGGCCAGTTGATGTGCCAAACGTATTTCAAAGGCATGGTGAGTGCGAAAAGTAAAAACGAACAGCCTTCCATAAAGCCGAACAACCGCAATGCGTTGAGTGTGTTGGAGAAATTCATCGATTCAAGATTACGGTGCAAAAATACGCATCGAAACCGAGAGCCGGGTTGAATTGATAA
Encoded proteins:
- a CDS encoding glycosyl transferase family 1; its protein translation is MKKVLILTYYWPPSGGAGVQRWLKFVKYLRQFGWEPIVYTVEDGEMPVIDDSLAKDIPEGTVILKQPIWEPYKIYKRFSGKKKGEKINAGFLNENKKQGFKDKLSIWIRGNFFIPDARKFWIKPSIQYLNDYLVSHPVDVIISSGPPHTMHMIALGVKKKNPSLKWIADFRDPWTNIDFYDQLMLSKWADKKHHRMEKNVLRFADSVISVGEEMNKEFKAMLQQIPGGNPEKCSVISNGYDVDDVSVEPVQKDEKFSIAHIGTLVKDRNPEVLWKVLSALISKNEAFRDRLEIKLVGKVDFYVNEQIERFGLTSFVRKIDYLPHDEVILEQQRSHVLLLLVNNTRNAKGILTGKFFEYMSSGCPIVAIGPPDGDLAAIIHATGSGLISGFDDEQQLEQNLLDYFHGTVAQRNESEIARYSRRELTQRLVETMHELVRND
- a CDS encoding S1/P1 Nuclease → MANWFNFSIFKHSLLVGLLVLPFVLEAKPLPVTKHTPPALWGFFGHKRINRVAVFTLPPEMFGFFKEHIEYITEHAVDPDKRRYAVEGEAQRHYIDIDHYQKDSLNPFEIVPRKWYDAVEKFTEDTLQAYGIVPWHINVMKMRLQKAFESKNVDLILKNASDIGHYIGDAHVPLHTTENYNGQLTGQRGIHGLWESRIVELNSEEYDYFVGKCKYVTSVLDLAWDAVEASNAAVDSVLRMEKELTAEFPTDQKYSYEQRGQTVIQVYSKAFCDEYSKRMNGMVERRMREAIIAVGSIWYTAWVDAGQPDLSTLTNTPPSAELLKELEELENLYEHSEHKGTICD